From Topomyia yanbarensis strain Yona2022 chromosome 1, ASM3024719v1, whole genome shotgun sequence, one genomic window encodes:
- the LOC131676016 gene encoding uncharacterized protein LOC131676016, which translates to MTNPFPHADHLTNEEVDYELVIRGKAEETKCDPEVKYRLLRNLFHEDVRENRDYPSPYTIDQEYDYIMGRVETVSRKLDNGPDERVISRLKHYLLRVMRCQTPDLPSEQMRRELANHIRSILNRSSGRKGPDEKQSRALAADSRRESLGKEGVEEGEAGAVGGQSIDDSVEENNDIGSPVSNQGQALEGGVSDQSKVLLDRIAQLERELLKSHLADRPRASNILAGNGTNGGTFDWRSSGNGNTRRNATSQLEVNRQNFHREGRAGEITMRSDYPPEPRYDERSRNEGYNLRDQYQGDRRRSSQPLTITNDYPRLHFGRSYYERDEAQRRNNLPDYPRGYEGERIRPSQGFRNSGNFWERSSGLSSDDEEGPDVFHRQFRQRRHRRISDAEIQNADRRMEKWHLTFSGDARQRSLEDFLHKIRRLATMDRIADDVLLQRVHTILRGEAYDWYLCYSDEFLNWEDFEEKIRYMYGNPNKDQGNRQRIYERKQLRQETFLSFKMEIERLNKLLTRPLDQERLFEVIWDNMRPHYRSKLACRTVRDLRKLEYYAYRIDAHDPAYRHARDGPSRPANVHRIEVEEKVEDSYSSYSEPEELNALDRKYDRDRKRHQPVSQQSNQIPESGKVCEVRVQTESCPHVTVQIFDNNYDALLDSGASVSVTNIPDIAERNGLALQPSPLKIVTADKTVHESLGYVQLPIRFRGVTKILPTLVVPQVSRALILGYDFWKRFGIQPMVLGENGFEQVNIAESTGQPSPEMDTLQVSILPIATLPALKQIEPDETLDIPALELPEASKTTPETVETEHELTTEERKQLAEVIRLFPCTTENRLGRTTLLQHEIVLREEAKPTRTPLYRCSPAVQAEMEAELERYKRMDAIEECTSEWASALVPVRKANGKLRVCLDSRRINAWTKKDSYPMRNMGGIFHRLGKAKYYSVVDLKDAYFQIPLKMECRDYTAFRTPQGLFRFKVCPFGLTNAPFTMCRLMDRVIGFDLEPNVFVYLDDIVIATETLAEHMRLLRIVADRLSKANLTISLDKSRFCRKQVTYLGYLLTEEGVSIDNSRISPILDYARPRNVKDIRRLLGLAGFYQRFIRDYSRIVAPISDLLKKSRVKFQWTEAAEAAFGELRAALVSAPILGNPNFALPFSIASDASDNAVGAALVQQQDGEQKVIAYFSKKLSSTQRKYASVEKECLGVLLAIEHFRHYVEGMRFKVVTDARSLLWLFTIGVESGNAKLLRWALKIQSYNIELEYRKGRSNILADCLSRSIETVSVQVKDGDHRELMARIGKEPAKFPDFRMVGGQILKLVKADGKVEDARFQWKHYPPKSERADIVRTTHERAHLGPEKTLASIRERYYWPLMSSEVKRFCQRCLTCQMSKATNQNTTPPMAGQKKMAQYPWQFLAMDYVGPLPASGKGRSTCLLVVTDLFSKFVIVQPFRQATAESLVSFVENSLFLLFGVPEVILSDNGTQFVSQSFQNLLTRYHVTHWRTPNYHPQINDTERVNRVITTAIRACIRKDHREWTNNLQQIADAVRNSVHDATRHTPYFVMFGRNRISDGREYRQLRDSPTSNDGLLGNEEQKKLLADVRKNLQTAYEKHSSYYNLRSNAYCATYSVGERVLKKNTEQSDKGKGFCAKLAPKYVPAIVRRVVGAHCYDLEDLGGRRMGIFHCKFLKKLAPPNTSLSPN; encoded by the exons ATGACGAACCCATTTCCCCACGCTGACCACCTGACTAACGAGGAAGTGGACTACGAATTAGTTATTCGGGGTAAGGCAGAGGAGACGAAATGCGACCCGGAGGTCAAATATAGATTGCTTCGTAATTTGTTTCACGAAGATGTACGTGAGAATCGTGACTATCCGTCCCCGTACACTATAGATCAGGAATACGACTACATTATGGGAAGGGTTGAAACTGTGAGTAGGAAGTTGGATAATGGCCCTGATGAACGGGTCATTTCTCGTCTGAAGCATTATCTTCTCAGGGTTATGAGATGTCAGACTCCCGATCTGCCATCCGAACAAATGCGGAGGGAGCTTGCAAACCATATACGTAGCATTTTGAACAGGTCTAGTGGGCGGAAAGGGCCCGACGAAAAACAAAGTAGGGCGTTGGCAGCAGATTCTCGAAGAGAATCATTGGGTAAGGAGGGGGTTGAAGAAGGCGAGGCTGGGGCGGTTGGAGGTCAAAGTATAGATGATTCGGTTGAGGAGAATAACGATATCGGCAGTCCAGTGTCCAACCAAGGGCAGGCACTGGAGGGAGGGGTAAGTGATCAGAGCAAGGTATTGTTGGACCGAATCGCCCAGCTCGAGAGAGAGCTGTTAAAATCTCATCTAGCAGATCGACCCAGAGCTAGTAATATTCTGGCTGGAAACGGCACAAATGGCGGAACATTCGATTGGCGTTCTTCTGGGAACGGGAATACTCGTAGGAATGCGACGAGCCAGTTGGAAGTTAACCGCCAAAATTTCCACCGAGAAGGGAGGGCTGGAGAGATAACCATGCGATCGGATTATCCGCCGGAACCCCGTTACGATGAGCGGTCTCGCAACGAAGGCTACAACTTGAGGGATCAATATCAAGGGGACCGACGTAGAAGCAGCCAACCGTTGACGATAACAAACGATTATCCCAGACTTCATTTCGGGAGGAGCTATTATGAGCGAGATGAAGCACAACGACGAAATAATTTGCCAGATTATCCGAGGGGGTACGAGGGAGAAAGAATCCGACCGAGTCAGGGTTTTCGCAATTCGGGTAACTTCTGGGAACGTAGTTCCGGTCTTAGCTCCGACGACGAAGAGGGCCCTGATGTATTTCATCGCCAATTTCGGCAACGTAGGCACCGACGAATCAGCGATGCGGAGATTCAGAACGCAGATCGTCGCATGGAAAAGTGGCACTTGACCTTCAGCGGGGATGCCCGTCAACGCTCGCTGGaagattttttgcataaaatccGCCGACTAGCCACGATGGATCGAATTGCAGATGATGTATTGCTGCAAAGAGTCCACACGATCCTTAGAGGGGAAGCTTACGACTGGTATCTATGTTATTCGGACGAGTTCCTCAATTGGGAGGACTTCGAAGAAAAAATACGATATATGTACGGCAACCCTAATAAAGATCAAGGAAATCGGCAGAGGATTTACGAGCGCAAGCAACTTCGCCAGGAGACGTTCCTTTCTTTCAAAATGGAAATCGAACGACTAAATAAGTTGTTGACCAGGCCGTTGGACCAAGAAAGACTGTTCGAAGTGATATGGGACAACATGCGTCCCCATTATCGGTCCAAGCTGGCCTGCCGAACCGTGAGGGACCTTCGGAAGTTGGAGTACTATGCCTACCGCATCGATGCTCATGATCCAGCGTACCGCCATGCTCGGGACGGACCATCTCGACCGGCGAACGTTCATCGAATCGAAGTCGAAGAAAAGGTTGAGGATTCGTATTCTTCTTATTCGGAGCCGGAGGAGCTTAACGCCCTCGATAGGAAGTACGACAGGGATCGGAAAAGGCATCAACCCGTATCGCAACAATCCAACCAGATACCGGAGAGTGGA AAGGTTTGTGAGGTAAGAGTACAGACAGAAAGTTGTCCGCACGTCACCGTGCAGATTTTCGACAACAACTACGACGCCCTTTTAGATTCCGGGGCAAGCGTTAGCGTCACCAATATTCCGGACATTGCGGAACGAAATGGTTTAGCCTTGCAACCGAGTCCGCTGAAAATCGTAACTGCGGATAAGACTGTACACGAGAGCCTAGGTTACGTTCAGCTGCCAATTAGGTTTCGGGGAGTGACGAAAATTCTTCCGACGTTGGTAGTTCCTCAAGTGTCGCGGGCTTTGATCCTTGGATATGACTTTTGGAAGAGATTTGGAATTCAACCGATGGTCTTAGGGGAGAATGGTTTCGAACAAGTCAATATCGCTGAATCTACTGGTCAACCAAGCCCTGAGATGGATACATTGCAGGTGTCGATATTACCGATCGCCACACTTCCGGCATTGAAGCAAATCGAACCAGACGAAACTCTAGATATTCCAGCTTTGGAGTTACCAGAGGCATCCAAGACGACCCCCGAGACGGTCGAAACCGAGCACGAATTGACAACGGAGGAACGTAAACAACTAGCTGAGGTAATTAGATTGTTTCCATGTACAACTGAAAATCGACTGGGAAGGACCACGCTATTGCAGCACGAAATCGTTTTACGTGAGGAGGCCAAACCTACGCGCACGCCATTGTATCGCTGTTCCCCGGCTGTGCAGGCCGAGATGGAGGCTGAACTTGAGAGGTATAAACGGATGGACGCTATCGAGGAGTGTACTAGCGAGTGGGCCAGCGCTCTAGTTCCCGTTCGGAAAGCAAACGGAAAGCTTAGAGTATGTCTCGACTCGCGACGTATCAATGCCTGGACCAAAAAGGATTCCTATCCAATGCGGAATATGGGAGGGATTTTCCATCGTCTGGGAAAGGCCAAGTACTACTCCGTTGTAGATCTGAAGGATGCGTATTTCCAAATTCCGTTGAAAATGGAATGCCGGGATTATACCGCCTTCAGAACGCCCCAGGGTTTATTCCGATTTAAGGTCTGCCCATTTGGGCTCACGAATGCGCCGTTTACTATGTGTAGGTTGATGGATCGCGTGATTGGGTTCGATCTCGAGCCCAATGTCTTCGTCTACCTGGATGACATTGTTATTGCCACAGAGACATTAGCAGAGCATATGCGGTTACTGCGGATTGTAGCGGATCGATTATCTAAAGCGAACCTCACCATCTCCCTGGATAAAAGCCGTTTTTGCAGAAAGCAGGTGACCTACCTGGGATACCTACTTACGGAGGAAGGCGTGTCGATCGATAATAGCCGGATCTCGCCGATCCTGGACTATGCACGGCCCCGAAATGTAAAGGACATTCGTCGGCTGTTAGGCCTTGCCGGCTTTTATCAACGATTCATCCGGGACTATAGCCGAATCGTCGCGCCGATATCGGATTTGCTTAAGAAATCTAGGGTCAAATTCCAATGGACAGAAGCGGCTGAAGCAGCATTTGGAGAGTTGAGGGCTGCATTGGTATCTGCGCCTATACTAGGAAACCCCAACTTTGCACTGCCATTTTCCATCGCGTCAGACGCTTCTGACAATGCGGTTGGAGCAGCCCTAGTCCAACAACAGGACGGCGAACAGAAGGTCATAGCTTATTTTAGCAAAAAGCTGAGCAGTACCCAGCGAAAGTATGCCAGCGTTGAGAAGGAGTGTTTGGGAGTGTTGTTGGCCATAGAGCACTTTCGACACTACGTAGAGGGGATGCGGTTTAAGGTAGTTACGGATGCCCGCAGCTTACTGTGGCTCTTCACCATTGGCGTGGAGTCCGGTAATGCGAAGCTATTGCGATGGGCTCTTAAAATCCAGTCGTATAACATCGAGCTGGAATACCGGAAAGGGAGGAGCAATATCCTGGCTGACTGTCTGTCGCGGTCGATAGAAACAGTCTCCGTGCAGGTCAAGGACGGCGATCACCGAGAACTTATGGCTAGAATCGGAAAAGAACCAGCAAAGTTTCCTGACTTTCGCATGGTGGGAGGCCAAATCCTTAAGCTCGTGAAAGCGGATGGGAAAGTAGAGGATGCCCGTTTTCAATGGAAACATTACCCTCCGAAGTCAGAACGAGCTGATATTGTACGCACCACCCACGAGAGGGCGCACCTCGGACCGGAGAAAACGTTGGCCAGCATAAGGGAGCGATATTATTGGCCGCTGATGAGTAGCGAGGTGAAACGGTTCTGTCAGCGCTGCTTGACCTGTCAAATGAGCAAAGCGACGAACCAGAACACGACCCCTCCGATGGCCGGACAGAAAAAAATGGCCCAATATCCTTGGCAGTTTCTCGCGATGGACTATGTAGGTCCACTCCCAGCATCGGGAAAGGGCAGGAGCACCTGCTTGCTGGTGGTTACGGATCTTTTCAGCAAGTTTGTTATCGTTCAGCCCTTTCGACAAGCAACAGCAGAATCTTTAGTTAGCTTCGTAGAGAATTCACTGTTTCTGCTGTTTGGCGTTCCGGAAGTAATCCTGTCCGACAATGGAACGCAGTTTGTTTCCCAGTCCTTCCAAAATCTTTTGACCAGGTATCACGTCACCCACTGGAGAACGCCAAACTATCACCCACAGATTAATGATACCGAAAGGGTAAACCGAGTAATCACGACCGCCATTCGTGCCTGCATTCGGAAGGATCACCGAGAATGGACGAACAATCTGCAGCAGATAGCCGACGCGGTTCGAAATTCTGTTCATGATGCCACTCGTCACACCCCATACTTTGTCATGTTTGGAAGGAACCGGATTTCCGATGGTCGGGAATATCGCCAGCTTAGAGATTCTCCCACCAGTAACGACGGACTGCTGGGAAATGAGGAACAAAAGAAGCTGTTAGCCGACGTCCGGAAAAACCTCCAGACCGCCTATGAGAAGCATTCGTCCTACTACAACCTTCGGTCGAATGCCTATTGCGCCACCTACTCTGTGGGAGAGCGGGTCCTTAAGAAGAACACGGAGCAATCGGACAAGGGGAAAGGTTTTTGCGCTAAGCTAGCACCGAAATATGTGCCTGCAATAGTTAGAAGGGTAGTGGGAGCGCATTGCTACGACCTCGAGGATTTAGGTGGGAGGCGAATGGGGATATTCCATTGTAAATTTCTGAAAAAGCTCGCCCCACCAAATACCTCTCTCTCTCCCAATTAA